A segment of the Trifolium pratense cultivar HEN17-A07 linkage group LG7, ARS_RC_1.1, whole genome shotgun sequence genome:
CATCAATGATAAATCAAAAAAGTttgcatcaattttttttactttattttttactaacatgATTTTACATTAAAGAGGATTGTAGTAAAATAGCTCAAGTAACTTAAGCCACAAGCAATATTATTTAAGTAAAATGACCACTAAAACCATGCATATTTTAGAGGTATCAGTAGTCCCACCACAACCTAAATTATGACTTTGTTTGTTGAAAAAATAGATGATAGTAGATAAGATAGTAAATCGTTGTTGAACTTAAAGTGATAACATAGTTGATTGATCTTCAATTGTTTAGTAAAACTAGTGGTTAAACTAatggataaatataaaatgagctaatgtctgtaaaaaaaaaaaaaaagagctaaTGAAAGGTAAGatattgttaattatttatatttgtatatattgtcattacactagtacaaatatgacatattacacaagtattttacatctgacgagcatatgtcagatgtaaaatgctatatggagtagtcttttcatctggtttcaatatccacagatgtgaaaaatatatagacaaaacGTTTTACATCTAGCCACAATATCCCCAGATGCAAAgctaaacgcggtggcaatcctgtaattatggtaaaaattgtctaaaataattTCACATATGACCATAATATCCCCGGATGTAAAAAGActtcaagtgattttttttgtttgaatggaaATTATTAAGTGTGGaaggagtaaaaaaaaaaaacataatatctTCTCTCTCTCAGATGCACGCACGCGAAACAACCTAACTTCGGATTCACTCGATCTATCGCTCCCTCTCTCAATCACGATCTCACTATACCTCTCACTCGATCAGTTTCGTTCTCTCTCACCCTAGATTCACGATCGAACTCGACATCTCTCTCTCACACTCGTTCTCTCTCGAACCCTAGCCTCCAATCCGTTTCACTGAATCACAAATTCCAATTCCTAATTGAAGAATCAAGGCTTACTGAACCCAAATCGAAGCTTAGTGGAACGAATCAAAGCTCTCTCAGCTCGTTACAGAGTCATAATTCCACCGCCTCTTCTCTCGATCTAAAACTGGTGAGTTTTAACGATTAAGGGTTTTTAGGTTTTAGCATAtgtttatctttcattttaacCTTTGATCTTTGATTTTGATGACTAAGGGTTTAATCCTGGGTAATTTTCTGTAATCTCTTCTACTTTTGCTTTTAGTGTTGTGAAATTCATTGTTTTTTGCTTCTCACCGCCTCTGGTTCCCTTTACATAGATGTTCAATATTTGTGTATCTTGTAGCCACTAACCATTACATAGATGTTTGGGTGGGGAACCAATCTCTGGCGGTACGCTTCCCTCGGTTGTTTTCTATTTCGATTCAGCAACAATGTAAAGTAAGTGATATGGGGATGATGGATGGTGACGGCTGGAAGTGGAATCTGTTATGGAGGAGGGATTTCTTCTCGGAGGAACCTTTTTATCAGTAGTTGTTAGCAGTAATTGATGGTTTTCAGCCTACAGCACAAGATGATGGTTGGAGTTGGAGGCCTGATCCTGCGTCGGGGTTTACGGCGAAGTCTGCGTATCAGAATCTTATCTTGCTGCATCGCTCTGAAACTGAGATGGATCATCTTCGGAACTTTGTCTTCAGTAATATATGGAAAAGCGACGCGCCGTCAAAAGTTGTAGCTTTTTCGTGGCAATTGATGCTTAATAGAATTCCAACAAAGGCGAATTTGACGTTGAGAGGGATTGGTAATGATATGGTCTGCTCCTTCTATAATGTGACTGCTGAAAATACACTTCATATGTTCCTTCACTGTGGAACTTCGGCGAAAATCTGGTATGAGCTTGTGCAATGGATTGGCCAGGAGTTGCTGCTTCCACCGAGTTTTAGCCTCTCCTTCTCTATGATGGTAGGGTGTGGGACTGGTAAGAAAGGTAAAAAGGGGCTTATGTTAATTTGGCACGCGTATATTTGGACAATTTGGCGTACTAGGAATGACcggatcttcaataatgtgggAATTGACGCTGAAGATGCGGTGGAGACTATTAAACGTCTGTCATGGATGTGGTTTATTGGGCGAATGGCAAGAAGACCTTGTCTCTTTTATGAATGGTGTTGGAACCCGGGAGATTGCTTTCACTGCTGATGGTGTGTGCGGGTTGCTTAGGGCTGAGGATCTACTATTTTGCTGGTGTTAATGTTATTGCTGCTGCCTTCTATGTTTGTCTGcgtttttgttttcaaattaaAGGCTTCCTTTTGTGGCTTTTTGTGTTGTAGTGATCCTGTACCTAGGCTCTCCTTTATTCTTGTACTCTTAACTCTATAAAGTACTACTTGTGCTTTATGGGttctttatatataaattttggcttttaaaaaaaatcaattaattatttgaatccatttatatttatttactatTGATTATACTTAATCTGTTAACACAAGATATATTGAAAGAAAGTGATCAGTTCAGGCACACTTTTTTCTCACTATTAAGCTATATATGCTTCTCTGTATGACTATCTTGTGTTTCAAAGGGACTTGTTGATATGCGGATCTCTGAATGTAACTTATATTGTTCAATTGTCATTTTCTGACTCAAGCAGTGCTACTCTTGAAGTTTGTAGATCATGGACAATGGCTGAATTATTTACTACGTTAACAACTATCACATGGGTAAAAAACTACATAACCTTAAAGTCTATTTATTTACACATTGTTATTTCCTGATGTTTGTTTCCTGTTCTATTTTACTTGAAGATACTGCTTCTGATGTTTTTCTAATGTTATTATTGTTGCAGATTATTAGGCCAACATAGTCATCAAACTAAAATGTTcctagaaatcaaagaaaagttTAAAGAAGCTGATAAAAATGGTattgttataataatattaaagttttgtttagtttttttgttcatttttttcccTAGTATAAACTATTTGTGTACTTGTAGATCTTGAAGGCATATTAAATATGAAGATTCAAGATTTGGATACTGTAGAGGAACTTAGAATCAAAAGAGCGGACAAACATGGAATTGTTAATTATGAAGATTTAGAGATTGCTATTGCATCCGAAAACGTTGTTCAAGTCTGTGGCATGAAGATTTAGAGATTGCTATTGCATCCGAAAACGTTGTTCAAGTCTGTGGCTTTGTCAACATCACCTTGGTAATCATAGTTTTGATAGTTGATTTACACTTGATGTATGTGTTAACTGTACTCTAGGCTATGTTAATTACTTAAGTTGGTTAGGATGTATTCTATCTAGCTAAAACCATTTTAATTACTTAAGTTTTAGTCATGTTTTAGTCATTTTAATTACTTAGCATGATATCTCTCTTTTATTCACCAGGTTCTTTAGGAAGTGTATTGTGATTTTGTTAGTTTTATGTGTGTAATTACTTATTGATTAATCAAAAGCATGATATCTCTCTTTTATTCTTCAGGTTTGTGATTTTGTAAAACTAAAAAGGATCATGttcttgatttttaatttagGTCAGTTCTTGATTATTGTATGTTGTGAAGTTATGTTTTGGATGCTGGTATGTGGgttggatttaaaaaaaaaatgtaggattttaaaaaacaaaaatgcaggattttttaaattttttttttaaaaaaagtgacgATTTTACATCTGTGGAAAGCTTGGCCATACGAAACAGAGGTAAAAAGTGTTgattttacatctggcgtaagtcagatgtaaaacgcgtaaacttactacttcttgTATGTCTACATCTGACAGGCTTCAGATGTAAAATGGGtttttggccagatgtaaaaagtgttttctgtactagtgtTATCAACAACATCGTGTAAGAATATAGATATGACAATATTAGCTAATATCTATAAATAGTTATATGATTTCTCACAGCacttaatataaacaaaagacACCCTTAAACACCCAACAAAAAGATAGACTTTCACATCAGTTTGGATCAATTGGCCCAAGTCATGCCAGATTGAGATATTGTTAAGCCTTTCAATGTTATAAAAAGATGCATCTGAAGGAAAATTGTGATTAAAAGGGCagcggaatttaaaattttcctttgttGATCCTTACGAATGAGCATGATTCGTGTTAAGAACTTTTACCTCTTGTGAAGGATGAGATTTGATTCACAATCAAAATTGATCACGAGCGTTGAAGATGAACGGCAACgcctctagctagtccacacaaacaacaaccttcaagaaGAGTGCTAGCTCCAAGGATGAAGGTTTTAGTGAGAGATGGGAGGAATTAGGATTTAGGGTTTAGCAAGAGAATTTTCTTCAAGTGATTTTCTCActatcacaagggttctatttatagaattcCTTGTCTTGTGCACAAAGACAAAAACACTTGTCATTGGGCccaaattacactaaagcccttttcaTTAAATAACCAAAGGGGCGCTTACCCCATGTGTCATGTACACATGGACGCTCCCTCACCATACCATATGGTGTACCGCTTATTTAATTACTGTGATACCCTTATCACATCTCCATATTCCTCTGAGgtacaccgtaccttacggtgttccttATCTCACACTAggctgtccttatgtgtgtgacccttgtaggtttccgtaacgttggcagttatacatttaattataacaaacagtgagcggtatctagcaacacatcactgctacccaagtcacgaAATTGTCttgtgatctgacaaaccttatCCGTGATAATGCTTATGTGCATAATTACTCTTTTGCccctatgtctatattgaacacaaggcatacactgtgtcacccttgttcgattcaatattgggcccttagacatttatcctgttatgcaggacgggcaaattccatctaggtcactcatgtccctcagcatgctttgtgaagtacccattaactgtctttatggttatcctgttacggacaacgtttgatcagcaacaaagtatcTGACTCTACatttagggtccatagtggtttcaggtcggagggtggtatacaccactatcaccatgagagcaacttatgacatcttgcataacattatatgtagtactctcatagcgggtcaatccagtataaatattactcctaatatttatacctatgtcaagacttgataactctttatcatatgatccatgagatgtgatcatcagtctatcttcataatagtccctatgttttattattatctcaattcataataaaactcGACTACGGATAATTTAAGAATAGTTAAATGGATtcaactattctagggactttatcattttggacatacaaacataataaagaaatgccttttatttattaataatagattGATACAAGCATCAAAAgtattggcctctagggcttacaccaacataATCCACGTTCATTTGCACCAAAAAATACTTCATCACCAtaacaaagagagaaaaatatctACCATGGGGTTTATATGTAAAggggtaatatatttttcatcaatacTAGTGTTGCTATCAACAAAAATATGTGCAGTTTATTCAGGGGcagaatttgaaaataaaaatataaaatcagctACTTTTATTTCTGAAATGTTTGAAATGGGTCCCGGGAAAGTCGCAGCTAAAACATTTTATGATGTTGAATTTCCAAAAGGTCATGTTGGAATCAAGAGCTTTGATGCTGAACTAGTAGATGAAGAAGGAAATTTCGTACCATTATATGAAGCATACCTACATCATTGGTTTGCTATAAAATACCAAGAAAAAGATTGGAATATGTCAAAAATAATCCCTAAGGATCCTATGGAAGGTGCCATTTACATTAGAAATGACGGAACGTGTAATACTTATATTCTTCCAATTTATTGGGGTTTGGGAGCTGAATCACgaggaaaaaaatcaaaaattccAGATCCTTATGCTGTAGAACATGGAAACCCTTCAAAAATTCCATTTCGATACCAAGAAAAGTGGCTCCTGAATCTCTTGATCATTGATACACGTGGTACAGAAGATAGAGAAGGTTGTACTGAATGTAGGTGTGACCATTTCAATTTGCCAACGAATTTTTATAATGTCACAGCTGGAATTGATGGAAAACCACTGGGATCAAGTTATAAAGGAGGACTCTTTTGTTGCCAAGATAATTTACATTGCAAATTGCAAAAGGATTTTGAAGCACCCACGAGAAAGCTTGCCTTGAGATACAAAATAACATGGGTTGAttggaatcaacaacaaattcCTCTAAGGTTTTATGTACTTGATTCAACTGACCGAGTTAGAACAAATGGTTCCCAATTTATTCATGATTGTCAGGTAAACAAggaattatttgtaattttgtttatgatatttttcttcacattttttattaatttatttagaatttttaactaTAGATAggttttataaatataattactaatgtaatttaaatataaaaagaaaaaaaaaacatattcctACATCGAACAAGTCATAAAACAATACTCAAAACAGTTAATTTGTCCAAGAAATGTCGTGGCACCGGTAATAGTTTTACCTTATGACCTCAAAGCATGAAGTTCCAATCCCTTCAGAAATAGTTGTCAAATGATCACATACaccactttaattaataataatttcttcttcaccgatatttttaattttaaaaatttctagcagtaaatttatttttcttcaccagTATTCTTTAAACGTAatatatatgtaaatttttgtttaactCAATGGTTATAGGTAGAGTTTACAGTTCCGCCAACTAATGGTAGAAACAACGCTCCtcaaattgaaaaacaaacatCCCAATGGAAAGAGGTGGTTATCTCATCTACGGCACCGCTCATATGCATAGAGGTGCCATTAATGCAACTTTATATGGACAGGTAAgttcattttatataaataattatttcatttttcttatctGTACATATAATCTTTATCATTTTAGATGGCACACATGCTTCATTAAACTATGTGTGCTTGTCATGTTTCTTAAGCAATACAgtttattctttctatattatGGTAAAAATGTCATATATACTTTTAAATCATCCTTCATCACCTCTAAACAtgataatattttgattaatataGGATGGAAGAATTTTGTATACTTCCAAACCAAAATATGGAAAAGGGAAGAAACCAGGAAATGAGAAAGGCTATGTTGTCGGGATGTCAGGAAGTTATCCAGAATTAAGTTCAACCAAGATTAAGGATGGTAAAATTGTGACTATAGAAACAAGATACGAAAGTGGCTTTCGAACTGGAGCTATGGGACATATGTACATCTATTTAGCAGACCGATTACCAGACAATACAAAGAGACCTACTATGGCGTAGaaattctatattttatatgtcatcATGTAATTATGATATTTAAATAAACAAGTTATTATTAATCAAGAGGAAAAGTCATTAATTTCATGTGTATACTGCGAGTCTTTGACTTTCTAATCACACATGCTCTTGAGGTTGTGTAACACCCTAGTTTAATAAGGATGCAACTTAAGGCTCTTTTTCATTCATTAATCTTAAAACAAACACTAAGAACTACAAAACTTGAAACTTTATGCGTTTAAATTTGTTATATTAAAAGTGCAAATATAATATTGTACAACTTAAAACAAGAAATCTTTCCTTATTTGACTAAATGTCCTAAAATAGACcgtgattttaatttttctctaCTTTATTTAAGACTTCACAATTGAAGTTCTAACATGTAGTTATAGACATCTCATCTTCCAAAAGTACTTGCTACCTAAAAACATAATGTATTTTACAATAAAACTCAGAAACATAGAATGACAATAAAGATCCTTTAAGATGTTTCTAGCCTTCGCCATGTGTGAGATATAGGCAAAAATCCACTCCAAATATAAAGTCATTAGATACATAGTTAAAATGTCTAGATAAACACTGAAATTCATAAAGTTCGAACCGTGCTAACTTTGAAACTTAGAACCATAAGTTGACACTTAAATCCGTACATAATGACCACTTATGCCTAAACCATAGTCTTATTATTGTGAAGTCAACGAATGATAATAACAGATCTTAACAATTTGTTTCTTTATATTCATGCATTCCGCAAGATGTATTTACTCAGGTACCTTAACCTGGTGCAGATCCAATGCGAACATACCCATTTCCATGAACTTCGAAAAATTTCACTATTATTATACATTTATTACATTATGACGTCCTTGAATATCTCTTACATCACATGACGCATCCAAACACGCAACCCTGTTTCTCTCCCAAATATCGATTGCTCAGTTAAAATTGCGACATTTAACCTACTTCTCATTGGTCCACCTAAATTTTATTTCTCAATGCTAAGTAGTTGATACGCTCACAAGTGCACGAGTATATCGTCGTAATAAAGAGTTTTGAATCTTCAGGGACCAACGAGTAATAAAGTAATATTTGTTTGTATAGGAAATTTCTAGAGAATATATGtgacaatgatgatgatgatgatgatgatgatgatgatgatgatgatgattattattattattattattattattattattattattattattattattattattattattatactccttccagtcctttttataaggaacaatttgataaaaaaaattggtcatgtttataacaaacaatcattaaatttattcttgcAATTCCATttctacccttattaaattgtatcaaattaatTCATTCCATAGTTAGGCATTACTTAGAGTGACATATTTCCCTATATTACAATAGacaaggataaattaatacaccaaggttagttttggaatagattgtaaaattttaaaatttttaacatttattacatttattatttatttattgcatgAAATTCGAAAAATTGCACTATTATTTATACATTTATTAATAGTCTCACCACCACCTAAATTATGACTTTGTTTGTTGAAAAAATAGATGATAGTAGATAAGATAGTAAATAGTTGTTGAACTTAAAGTGATAACATAGTTGATTAATCTTCaagtgtttagtaaaattaatgGTTAAACTAatggataaatataaaatgagctAATGAAAAGGTAAGATAttgttaattatatatatttgtatatattaTCCTCATTAACAACATCGTGTAACAATCTAAATATGACAATATTAGCTAATATCTATAAATAGTTATATGATTTCTCACACCacttaatataaacaaaagacACCCTTAAACACCCAACAAAAAGATAGACTTTCACATCAGTTTGGATCAATTGGCACCAAATCATGTCAGATTGACATATTGTTAAGCCTTTCAATGTTATAAAGtgccaaaaaaaatgtttaattaatatttaattattgtcAAGTAAAATAACAGGAATAATGAgaggaaaataataaaatataaaccgtaaactaattgaattagcttattaatataaatacaaggtttcaattagtaaaaaaaaataaaaatgcaaaaaaacCCTCCTGCACCATAAGTGCCTCACTATCCGCCAAGCTATTTGTTCAAATCAAAAAATTTACgtggaaatatatatatatatatatatatatatatatatatatatatatatatatatatatatatatatataaaaattttattaaaatattaaggTTATTATAGTAATTTCCAAATTTTTGGGGTGGGCCACGGCCTAGCTAGGCCACCCTTGGCTCAGCCTCTATATGGTGGTAGAGAGTGGTCTATCATTTCTTTCCCAAGTATCTCATAGTTCTTCATTAAAAGGGATTTTTGAAATCCTTTTAGggtttgattttttatgtttttatttatgctttaaatcaatctttagtattttttttttggtttataaccctctggttcttAGGGGAAAGGGGCCTTAGTAGTCCaaagttcggccgcgaggtaagtaaagtctggctaagaaattgttccacccaggaaCCGAACCCGAGTTCTCACGAAATCCGTCCTTTTTGGTgaattaaccacttgagcccaatgacTTGGTTAATCTTTagtattgtttttgttttggtgtTGATTTTAGTGTGAAAAATGTATGCTTGgttgtgttgttgttattaatGGTGAACATTTTGAAAGTGAAGATTTTGGTGATAAATTTATGATGAACATTGATGTGTAAATGTTAACTTGAATGGATTAGAGGTGTGTTTAATGAAGAATAAATTTGGAgttgatcttaactgttgatcagaacaggtagatgGCCAGTTAacagtccgttgagcaggtggttaACGGCGGGTTGAGTagctgatccacggaggggggggttgtacctgcaggtgctccgatgccaaagtcagacaaggaaagagagcaagagagatactagagagagaaagtaaatgaGAGAATGAATAATGTTACCtagctctcctgtataggagagcttatatagcccccagctctgggccaaaggtcctcttattgGGTTGGACTTGCCAAGGCCCAATAAGatggactgccaagatatcacccttagatagtgggtagaacAGTAATTTGCTCATATCTTGGAGAGGTTCCACCATGTTCTGCTGACATGGATATGAtggggcaagccatgtggactttagAGGGTATGAAGTGGACTAGTcctagtctagtccagaacaggagccccccaagtcgttgctcttAGATATAAGAGTAATGACTTTTATGCTAAGCCCAATGTCGAGGAGGGATGTCCTCGTTACCTCTATTGATTTTGTGTAGTTCAGTTTTTGTATGAGGACGTGCTCGTCACCTGGCGTAATCCTGCTTGTGATGTTTACGAGGAGGTTGAAGATCATAATTGATTAAAGAGGGACGTGCTCGTTACGTTCACGAGGAGCTGCTTTCGTACGAGCAGCTGCTCATGAAAGAGGTGTATCTATTGCTCGTGCCTGTGGCGACGAGGGGGTGTTTGTGAAGAGGTGTATTTGCTTTTTGTTTTTACGAGGGGGTGTATAAACCGTTGGATCAAAGTGCCCTCTTGTTGTAGTGGCCTttgatttctttaaatagaggggagtgaatttatttttttacatttcactctctctcttcgtTTGCTGCCGTTAGGATTCTCTGGGAGCTTTGCTCTAGTGTCAAGTCTCGTTCTTTGAATCCTCTTCGAATTCAAGGTATTCCTCAAATTTCTTCTTATGATTTGCTTGTTTAGATctagtttttatt
Coding sequences within it:
- the LOC123895930 gene encoding uncharacterized protein LOC123895930, producing the protein MFEMGPGKVAAKTFYDVEFPKGHVGIKSFDAELVDEEGNFVPLYEAYLHHWFAIKYQEKDWNMSKIIPKDPMEGAIYIRNDGTCNTYILPIYWGLGAESRGKKSKIPDPYAVEHGNPSKIPFRYQEKWLLNLLIIDTRGTEDREGCTECRCDHFNLPTNFYNVTAGIDGKPLGSSYKGGLFCCQDNLHCKLQKDFEAPTRKLALRYKITWVDWNQQQIPLRFYVLDSTDRVRTNGSQFIHDCQVEFTVPPTNGRNNAPQIEKQTSQWKEVVISSTAPLICIEVPLMQLYMDSNTVYSFYIMDGRILYTSKPKYGKGKKPGNEKGYVVGMSGSYPELSSTKIKDGKIVTIETRYESGFRTGAMGHMYIYLADRLPDNTKRPTMA